A genomic segment from Inquilinus sp. KBS0705 encodes:
- a CDS encoding response regulator, whose translation MKKNVILLIEDDDLDVISVERSLSKLNIACELYTAYNGLEALLLLQGKAGAPPLAPLPDLILLDINMPRMNGIEFLRILRADDRLKHIKVFVMTTSGEERDRETMQELGISGYLIKPLNFNDNSKKTDSMDAFVQFHIGKIFREQTNTL comes from the coding sequence ATGAAAAAAAATGTAATACTTTTAATTGAGGACGATGATTTAGACGTTATCAGCGTAGAGCGTTCCTTGAGTAAGTTAAATATTGCTTGTGAACTATATACCGCATACAATGGCCTGGAGGCATTGTTATTACTTCAGGGCAAAGCCGGCGCGCCACCATTGGCGCCGCTTCCGGACCTGATATTATTAGATATCAATATGCCGAGAATGAATGGAATAGAATTCTTAAGAATTCTGCGCGCAGATGATCGCTTAAAACATATAAAAGTCTTTGTGATGACGACATCCGGTGAAGAACGCGACAGAGAAACTATGCAGGAACTAGGCATATCTGGGTACCTAATAAAACCGCTGAACTTTAATGATAACAGCAAAAAGACTGATTCTATGGATGCTTTTGTACAATTTCATATCGGAAAGATTTTCAGGGAGCAAACAAACACGTTATAG
- a CDS encoding HAMP domain-containing protein, with protein MKLSSQILLGFLIAISIDLIDSYVNYMLTLKVKTNMDFVNSSETIIRNLSTLNKEIINMESALRGYLLTDDDQFLVAYNNGLHTIPLLVKQEERLIRPVSSQRLKLDSIVKLHGAWLNYANRLINAKRNSTTTASTQYYKALFDEQFRKGVGRSYNEMIAKIFRSFGQYEYNVREERQKKLAASIKRTETSSLFFSLLLIILGASLAIYIVKKISFRISSMVKLAENISQGKFTTVIDDKKDELSSLSHSLNTMSETLSRNITELEKKNNELDQFAYVVSHDLKAPIRGINNVVQWINEDLTQEVSFKMRKYLDIIPERLGRMENLIDGLLEYARVSREKQTKEEVDVAKMINEIAEEIVPMKFRLTVKNLPKLWTERLLLQQVFSNLINNAVKYQIDGNGKINISCIENEFNYEFTVSDNGPGIEQAYHQKIFVIFQTLRDKHDKESTGIGLAIVKKIIDEKNCTIRVKSSAGEGADFIFTWPKN; from the coding sequence ATGAAGCTATCATCACAAATTTTACTCGGATTCCTTATTGCCATCTCGATAGATCTGATCGATTCCTACGTAAATTATATGCTTACATTGAAAGTGAAGACCAACATGGACTTCGTGAATAGTTCAGAAACAATCATCCGAAATTTAAGCACGCTTAATAAGGAAATTATTAACATGGAAAGTGCGCTTCGCGGCTATTTATTAACGGACGACGATCAGTTTCTTGTAGCTTACAACAATGGTCTGCACACAATACCCTTGCTAGTCAAACAAGAGGAAAGATTAATCCGGCCAGTTTCTTCTCAACGACTTAAACTAGATTCCATTGTTAAATTGCATGGGGCCTGGCTTAATTATGCAAACCGGTTAATTAACGCAAAAAGAAATTCGACTACAACTGCTTCGACCCAATACTATAAGGCATTGTTTGATGAACAGTTCAGAAAGGGAGTTGGAAGAAGCTATAATGAGATGATCGCCAAAATTTTCCGTTCATTTGGCCAATATGAATATAACGTTCGGGAAGAACGTCAAAAAAAACTAGCAGCTTCAATAAAAAGAACTGAAACATCATCACTTTTTTTCAGCCTTTTGTTAATCATACTTGGCGCAAGTTTAGCGATCTACATAGTTAAAAAAATATCTTTTCGTATTTCATCAATGGTCAAACTTGCGGAAAATATATCGCAGGGTAAATTTACGACCGTTATTGACGACAAAAAAGATGAACTGAGCAGTTTATCTCACTCGTTGAACACCATGTCGGAAACCCTTAGCCGGAATATAACAGAACTTGAAAAGAAGAATAATGAACTTGACCAATTTGCGTATGTTGTTTCTCATGATTTAAAGGCCCCTATCAGGGGAATTAACAATGTAGTGCAATGGATTAATGAGGACCTCACCCAGGAGGTTTCTTTTAAAATGAGGAAATATCTTGACATTATTCCTGAACGCCTTGGGCGCATGGAAAATCTGATTGACGGCTTATTAGAGTATGCCCGGGTCAGCCGCGAAAAGCAGACTAAAGAGGAAGTGGATGTCGCTAAAATGATAAATGAGATCGCGGAAGAAATTGTGCCAATGAAATTCAGGTTAACTGTTAAAAACCTTCCTAAATTATGGACAGAGAGACTACTTTTACAGCAAGTCTTTAGTAATTTAATCAACAACGCGGTAAAGTACCAAATTGATGGAAATGGAAAAATAAATATTTCCTGTATAGAAAATGAATTTAACTATGAATTTACGGTGAGTGATAATGGCCCGGGAATTGAGCAAGCGTATCATCAGAAGATATTTGTAATTTTCCAAACCCTGCGTGATAAACATGACAAGGAAAGTACCGGTATCGGCCTGGCAATCGTGAAAAAAATCATAGACGAGAAAAATTGTACCATTAGGGTTAAATCCTCTGCGGGGGAAGGAGCAGATTTTATATTTACATGGCCAAAAAACTGA
- a CDS encoding response regulator, with product MEQDVLNPTTKNEAPILNGHHNVGDNLDVKELLSILSLVKNGNLNVRMPVTQAGINGRICEVLNDIIEMNQRLIAEISSAEIIIGKKGNLSKRIELPDAKGEWAGGVKSLNNLISDLTSPTLEIAGMINSVANGDLSKHIPLEISGHPLKGEFLRIAKESNQMLSKLQLFSMEVTRVARQVGSEGKLGEQAKIKGVAGVWAELTDSVNQMAGNLTAQVRNVAAVTTAVAKGDLSRKITVEAKGEILELKNTINTMVDQLNSFSSEVTRVALEVGTEGKLGGQAKVPGVAGTWKDLTDSVNRMAGNLTSQVRNIAGVTTAVANGDLSKKITVDVKGEMLELKKTINTMVDQLNSFASEVTRVALEVGTEGKLGGQARVKGVGGVWKDLTDSVNQMGSNLTDQVRNIAWVTTAVAKGDLSRKITVDAKGELLELKNTINTMVDQLNSFSFEVTRVAREVGSEGQLGGQANVPGVGGTWKDLTDSVNQMAGNLTGQVRNIAEVTTAVAKGDLSKKITVDVQGEMLELKITINTMVDQLNSFGSEVTRVAREVGSEGQLGGQANVPGVGGTWKDLTDSVNKMADNLTSQVRNIAEVTTAVAKGDLSRKITVNAKGELLELKDTINTMVDQLRAFASEVTRVAREVGSEGQLGGQANVPGVDGTWKDLTDSVNKMAGNLTAQLRNIADVSIAIANGDLSKKITVDVRGEILQLKETINTMVDQLRGFASEVTRVAREVGTDGNLGGQAFVPGVAGTWKDLTDSVNQMSSNLTSQVRNIAEVTKAVASGDLSKTVIIDVKGEIMDLKNTINTMVDQLNSFASEVTRVAREVGTEGKLGGQAHVKGVGGTWKDLTDSVNQMASNLTGQIRGIAKVATGIAKGNLKQRLSINALGEVAQLTDTINEMIDTLAVFADEVTTVAREVGVQGRLGGQASVPGASGTWKDLTENVNQLAQNLTVQVRSISEVASAVTKGDLTRTIRVDAKGELEALKDTINQMIANLKGTTLRNHEQDWLKSNLAKFAQMLQGQRDRNAVANKVLSELAELVNARYGAFYILEQREGADEVKLKLFAGYAQKSRKLIDQEFSLSEGLIGQCATDKERIRLTNVPNEYLQISSGIGSAAPIDLVILPVLFENNVKAVIELASFDNFSDTHIDFLDQLTESIGIVLNNIETNTRTEELLTQSQSLAGELSAQQEELRRANDELHDKGRSLEEKAEQLTLTSKYKSEFLANMSHELRTPLNSLLILAQQLFENPEGNLTEKQRMFAKTIHSCGDDLIQLINDILDLSKIESGVIAADVMPVSFKEITSFAESTFKPISEAKSLKFEIEVQDGLPELMETDMQRLNQILKNLLSNAFKFTEKGRVKLHIFKPGPGAENPLSTTESVIAFSIEDSGIGISKNTQGIIFEAFQQAEGSTSRKYGGTGLGLSISKGFAELLGGTITVGSELGKGSTFTLYLPLKYSEEKSLPVKAKERIPAAHPRISMVDSAELVMDDDRHNITAEDKVVLVIEDDLRFTKILIDKAHDLNLKVVVAISYLEIFDSILKYNPIAITLDVNMPESNGWKILKLLKSDINLRHIPVHVISGEDNKVLALKYGAKTFSLKPLSNASLDELISGILQFHHHAKKRVLIIEDNEAELQRLSELISIDKIEVLGASSAKKALSLLKKEQFDCIILDFVLPDANGLELLNKINLVKQQQTTIILHSARDFTQDEQLQLKRLNHKVITKTPTSHVYLLEEILILMHIDKKFISESKLKMMDGIRVNNDVLDNKKVLVVDDDVRNLFALTAVFERSKIEVITAESGREALEILNNDKKIDIVLMDIMMPEMDGYETIQIIRKEPRHKNLPIIAVTAKAMLGDRQKCISSGASDYITKPVKTDQLLSLMRVWLIK from the coding sequence ATGGAACAAGATGTACTTAACCCTACCACAAAAAATGAAGCGCCAATACTTAATGGTCATCATAATGTTGGTGATAACCTTGACGTAAAAGAGCTACTTAGTATTCTTTCTCTTGTTAAAAATGGCAATCTGAATGTAAGAATGCCTGTTACGCAAGCTGGCATCAACGGGCGAATTTGTGAAGTACTGAATGATATTATAGAGATGAACCAGCGCTTGATCGCTGAAATATCTTCGGCCGAAATAATTATTGGAAAAAAAGGAAATCTTTCAAAACGTATAGAATTACCTGATGCTAAAGGTGAATGGGCCGGTGGTGTCAAGTCCTTAAATAACCTTATTTCCGACCTGACTTCTCCAACATTGGAAATTGCCGGGATGATAAACTCAGTAGCCAACGGCGATCTTTCTAAGCACATTCCTTTAGAGATAAGCGGGCACCCATTAAAAGGGGAGTTTTTGCGTATCGCAAAAGAATCCAATCAAATGCTCTCCAAGCTTCAGTTGTTTTCGATGGAGGTAACTCGCGTTGCCCGCCAGGTAGGTTCGGAAGGTAAATTAGGGGAGCAGGCGAAAATAAAGGGAGTAGCGGGTGTTTGGGCTGAGCTGACTGATTCGGTGAACCAAATGGCAGGAAACTTAACAGCCCAGGTACGTAACGTAGCTGCGGTAACAACGGCTGTAGCCAAAGGAGATCTTTCGCGGAAGATAACGGTAGAAGCGAAGGGCGAGATATTAGAATTGAAGAACACCATCAATACAATGGTTGATCAGCTGAATTCGTTCTCCTCAGAAGTAACGCGGGTGGCACTCGAAGTAGGTACCGAAGGTAAGCTTGGTGGCCAGGCTAAAGTACCGGGTGTTGCCGGAACCTGGAAAGATCTAACAGATTCGGTAAACCGCATGGCCGGCAATTTAACCTCGCAGGTACGTAATATAGCCGGTGTAACCACAGCAGTAGCTAATGGCGATTTATCGAAAAAAATAACGGTGGATGTAAAGGGAGAAATGCTTGAGCTGAAAAAAACGATCAACACCATGGTGGATCAGCTTAACTCCTTCGCTTCGGAGGTAACGCGTGTAGCACTTGAGGTAGGAACCGAAGGTAAACTTGGAGGCCAGGCGCGTGTAAAAGGCGTGGGTGGTGTATGGAAGGACCTAACAGATTCGGTAAACCAGATGGGTAGTAACCTGACCGACCAGGTGCGAAATATAGCGTGGGTAACTACGGCCGTTGCAAAAGGGGATCTATCCCGGAAGATAACGGTGGATGCCAAGGGAGAACTATTGGAGTTAAAAAACACCATCAATACAATGGTTGACCAGCTTAACTCTTTTTCATTCGAGGTAACCCGGGTGGCACGTGAGGTAGGTTCCGAAGGCCAGTTAGGTGGCCAGGCAAACGTACCCGGTGTAGGTGGAACTTGGAAAGATTTAACAGACTCGGTAAACCAGATGGCGGGTAACTTAACCGGTCAGGTGCGTAATATCGCCGAGGTAACCACCGCGGTTGCAAAAGGAGATTTGTCTAAAAAAATCACGGTTGACGTACAGGGAGAAATGCTTGAGCTTAAAATCACTATTAATACAATGGTGGATCAATTAAACTCCTTTGGATCTGAAGTAACCCGTGTGGCACGTGAGGTAGGTTCCGAGGGCCAGTTAGGCGGGCAAGCCAACGTGCCGGGTGTTGGTGGTACCTGGAAGGATCTGACAGACTCGGTAAACAAAATGGCGGATAACCTTACGTCGCAGGTACGTAATATAGCCGAGGTAACCACCGCAGTTGCTAAGGGTGACCTTTCCCGAAAAATCACAGTAAATGCTAAAGGTGAGCTTTTGGAGTTGAAGGATACTATTAATACAATGGTAGACCAGTTGCGTGCGTTTGCATCTGAAGTGACACGTGTAGCGCGCGAAGTAGGCTCTGAAGGACAACTGGGCGGACAGGCTAACGTACCGGGTGTAGACGGCACCTGGAAAGATTTAACAGATTCGGTAAATAAGATGGCCGGTAACCTTACGGCGCAGTTGCGTAATATTGCCGACGTATCTATCGCCATTGCAAATGGCGATCTTTCCAAAAAGATCACGGTTGACGTGCGCGGCGAAATTTTGCAGTTGAAAGAAACTATTAATACCATGGTTGATCAGCTTCGTGGTTTCGCGTCCGAGGTAACTCGTGTGGCTCGTGAGGTAGGTACTGATGGTAATTTAGGTGGGCAGGCATTCGTGCCCGGCGTTGCAGGCACCTGGAAGGATTTAACGGACTCTGTAAATCAAATGTCCAGTAACCTTACCTCTCAGGTGCGTAATATTGCAGAGGTGACCAAAGCAGTGGCCAGCGGGGACTTGTCAAAAACGGTGATCATCGACGTAAAAGGGGAGATTATGGACCTGAAGAACACCATCAATACGATGGTTGATCAGCTCAACTCATTTGCGTCTGAGGTAACCCGTGTGGCACGTGAGGTAGGTACAGAAGGCAAGTTGGGCGGCCAGGCGCATGTTAAGGGTGTTGGTGGTACGTGGAAGGATTTGACCGACTCGGTAAACCAGATGGCATCAAACTTAACCGGGCAAATCCGGGGTATTGCTAAGGTGGCAACAGGTATTGCAAAAGGCAATTTAAAACAACGCCTGTCTATTAATGCATTAGGCGAGGTGGCCCAGCTAACAGATACCATTAACGAGATGATAGATACCCTTGCGGTATTTGCGGATGAGGTAACGACGGTTGCCCGTGAGGTGGGTGTGCAGGGCCGTTTAGGTGGCCAGGCAAGTGTGCCGGGCGCATCGGGCACCTGGAAAGACTTGACAGAGAACGTAAATCAACTGGCACAAAATTTAACGGTGCAGGTGCGTTCTATCTCAGAGGTGGCATCAGCGGTAACCAAGGGCGACTTAACCCGTACAATCCGTGTAGATGCAAAAGGTGAATTGGAAGCTTTAAAGGATACCATCAACCAAATGATCGCCAATCTAAAAGGCACTACATTGCGGAATCACGAGCAGGATTGGTTAAAATCCAACTTAGCTAAATTCGCACAAATGCTTCAGGGACAGCGTGACAGGAATGCTGTGGCAAATAAGGTTTTATCTGAGCTTGCTGAACTCGTTAACGCCCGTTATGGCGCATTTTATATTTTAGAACAGCGCGAAGGTGCAGATGAAGTTAAACTGAAGCTGTTTGCCGGTTACGCGCAAAAAAGCAGGAAGCTGATTGATCAGGAGTTTTCACTAAGTGAGGGCCTGATCGGACAGTGCGCTACCGATAAGGAGCGCATCAGGCTTACTAATGTACCTAATGAATATTTACAGATCAGCTCAGGCATTGGTAGCGCCGCGCCAATTGACCTGGTAATTTTACCTGTTTTATTCGAGAATAATGTAAAAGCGGTTATTGAATTAGCTTCATTTGACAACTTTAGCGATACGCATATCGACTTTTTGGATCAGCTTACCGAAAGTATAGGTATCGTACTCAATAATATCGAAACTAACACACGTACAGAAGAACTGCTAACGCAATCGCAGTCCCTGGCTGGTGAACTTTCTGCACAACAGGAAGAATTAAGAAGGGCGAACGATGAGCTACACGATAAGGGTCGTTCGTTAGAGGAAAAAGCGGAGCAGTTAACTTTAACCTCCAAATACAAGTCGGAGTTTTTGGCCAACATGTCGCACGAATTGCGTACCCCGCTTAACAGCTTGCTTATTTTGGCACAACAGTTATTTGAGAACCCCGAAGGAAACCTTACCGAGAAACAGCGCATGTTCGCCAAAACCATCCACAGTTGTGGGGATGACCTTATCCAGCTGATCAACGACATCCTGGATCTGTCGAAGATCGAGTCGGGAGTTATCGCTGCTGATGTAATGCCGGTAAGCTTTAAAGAAATCACGTCGTTTGCGGAGTCAACCTTTAAACCGATCTCAGAAGCTAAAAGCCTTAAGTTCGAGATAGAGGTGCAGGACGGGCTGCCGGAACTTATGGAAACCGATATGCAGCGCCTGAACCAAATTTTAAAGAACTTGCTTTCAAATGCATTTAAATTCACAGAAAAAGGCCGGGTTAAGCTTCATATTTTTAAACCGGGCCCCGGTGCAGAAAATCCGCTAAGTACAACCGAATCGGTAATTGCGTTTTCGATTGAGGATTCGGGTATCGGAATATCTAAAAATACACAAGGTATTATATTTGAAGCCTTCCAACAAGCCGAGGGCTCTACCAGCCGTAAATACGGCGGTACAGGGCTGGGGTTATCAATTAGTAAGGGTTTTGCCGAACTTTTAGGAGGAACCATTACAGTAGGCAGCGAACTTGGGAAAGGCAGTACCTTTACTTTGTATTTACCATTAAAGTACAGCGAAGAAAAATCTCTTCCTGTTAAAGCAAAAGAGCGTATACCTGCAGCGCATCCGCGAATCAGCATGGTTGATTCTGCTGAATTGGTGATGGACGATGATAGGCACAATATTACAGCCGAAGATAAGGTAGTGCTAGTTATTGAAGATGACCTGCGATTCACCAAGATACTGATTGACAAAGCGCATGATTTAAACCTGAAGGTTGTTGTTGCCATCAGCTATCTTGAAATCTTCGACAGTATTCTGAAATACAATCCCATTGCGATTACCCTGGACGTTAACATGCCTGAATCAAACGGTTGGAAAATACTTAAACTACTTAAGAGCGATATCAACTTAAGGCATATCCCGGTACACGTAATTTCCGGGGAAGATAATAAAGTACTGGCCCTTAAATATGGTGCTAAAACTTTCAGCTTAAAACCTTTATCTAATGCCTCTCTTGATGAGCTGATAAGTGGTATTCTTCAGTTTCATCATCATGCGAAAAAGCGGGTGTTGATTATTGAAGACAATGAGGCCGAATTACAGCGTTTATCGGAACTGATATCGATAGACAAAATAGAAGTCTTAGGTGCATCATCTGCTAAAAAGGCATTGTCCTTGTTAAAAAAAGAACAGTTTGACTGTATTATCCTTGATTTTGTTTTACCGGATGCCAATGGATTGGAGTTGCTGAACAAGATAAACCTTGTTAAGCAACAGCAAACAACGATCATATTGCATTCTGCACGTGATTTTACGCAGGATGAACAGCTACAACTAAAGCGACTTAACCATAAAGTCATCACCAAAACACCAACATCACATGTTTACTTGCTTGAGGAAATATTGATACTTATGCATATCGATAAAAAGTTCATCAGTGAAAGCAAGCTGAAAATGATGGATGGGATCCGGGTGAATAATGATGTGTTGGATAATAAAAAAGTGCTGGTAGTTGATGATGATGTGCGCAATTTATTCGCATTAACGGCTGTTTTCGAGCGGTCGAAGATTGAAGTGATAACTGCTGAAAGCGGCAGAGAGGCCCTTGAGATCTTAAACAATGATAAGAAGATAGATATTGTGCTAATGGATATTATGATGCCTGAGATGGACGGATATGAAACCATACAAATAATCAGAAAAGAACCGAGGCACAAAAACCTTCCTATTATAGCCGTTACGGCGAAGGCAATGCTTGGTGACAGGCAAAAATGCATTTCTTCGGGAGCATCAGATTACATCACTAAACCCGTTAAAACGGACCAGCTTTTATCGTTAATGCGCGTATGGCTCATCAAATAA
- a CDS encoding hybrid sensor histidine kinase/response regulator, with protein sequence MSVKILLVDDNDNNLLSMEVALQRANYSFFRANSGREALRILLKEEDFSLILLDVKMPIMDGYETAELIYQRDKLKNIPIIFITAHDYEEAAMFKGYQAGAVDFIRKPFNAEILRSKVAVFADLYKKNQLLSHQEEKLQAINNDLLQLNQELEQRVIERTLALENLNNELKALNLSKDKFLSVMSHDLRNPLTALLASSGKLSENTESLTPSQVKQLSQIIHRTSNKLLNQLNEVIDWAKKQTQRSSFNPQRIKLTSGIEDSLELLRPNAQQKKINLQNCVPEEIEVMADALMLRSIVQNLATNAIKYTPENGSVIIDAKIDKQMACIYIEDSGIGMSADVRDRLFVDASHTSTLGTNNEQGSGLGLLMVHDFVNQHGGKIQINSEIGKGTSICFTIPATTNKNNSSKQSTLIS encoded by the coding sequence ATGTCAGTAAAAATATTACTTGTAGACGATAACGATAACAACTTATTATCAATGGAAGTGGCCCTGCAAAGAGCAAACTACAGCTTTTTCAGGGCTAACTCGGGCAGGGAGGCTCTACGGATACTTTTAAAAGAAGAAGACTTCTCGTTGATACTGCTTGATGTAAAAATGCCTATAATGGATGGGTATGAAACGGCAGAATTGATTTATCAGCGTGATAAACTTAAGAACATCCCGATCATTTTTATTACTGCGCACGATTATGAGGAGGCTGCGATGTTTAAAGGATACCAGGCGGGTGCAGTTGATTTTATAAGAAAGCCGTTCAATGCTGAGATATTAAGGTCGAAAGTAGCAGTATTCGCCGATCTTTATAAAAAAAATCAATTGCTGAGCCACCAGGAGGAAAAGCTGCAGGCTATCAATAATGATTTATTGCAACTTAATCAGGAATTGGAGCAGCGGGTAATAGAGCGAACCCTTGCTTTAGAGAATTTAAACAACGAATTGAAAGCCCTCAATTTATCTAAAGATAAATTTCTTTCAGTGATGTCTCACGATCTGCGGAACCCACTTACTGCCTTATTGGCTTCTTCTGGTAAACTAAGTGAAAATACGGAAAGCCTTACGCCCAGCCAGGTCAAACAGCTTTCCCAAATCATCCACCGCACCTCAAACAAGCTGCTTAACCAGTTGAACGAGGTGATCGATTGGGCAAAAAAACAAACCCAAAGAAGTAGTTTCAATCCACAACGCATCAAACTAACCTCGGGGATTGAGGATTCACTCGAATTACTAAGACCCAATGCCCAACAAAAGAAAATCAACTTGCAGAACTGCGTGCCGGAAGAGATAGAGGTGATGGCTGATGCACTCATGCTAAGATCGATTGTCCAAAATTTGGCTACCAACGCCATTAAATACACACCAGAAAATGGTTCGGTAATTATAGATGCAAAAATTGATAAACAAATGGCCTGTATTTATATCGAAGATTCGGGTATAGGAATGAGCGCCGACGTACGCGATAGGTTGTTTGTCGACGCTAGCCATACTTCAACATTGGGTACTAACAACGAGCAAGGTAGTGGGTTGGGATTGTTGATGGTTCACGATTTTGTAAATCAGCACGGGGGCAAAATTCAAATAAACAGCGAGATAGGGAAAGGTACCAGTATTTGCTTTACCATTCCGGCAACTACAAACAAAAACAATAGCAGTAAGCAGAGCACTTTAATTTCATGA
- a CDS encoding response regulator — protein MMGKRILVVDDDTDILEILTFLLTDSGYQTHTLNNGESIFDEIKRFEPDLVVMDVMLAGMDGREICKSIKTREFTHLLPVILMSGTHNLSGLSGMEGAPDDFVAKPFDINNLLNKIQYQLTPQ, from the coding sequence ATGATGGGAAAAAGAATCCTCGTAGTAGACGACGATACAGATATTTTAGAAATTTTAACTTTTTTATTAACAGATAGTGGTTATCAAACTCATACTTTGAATAATGGAGAAAGTATTTTTGATGAAATTAAAAGATTTGAGCCCGACTTAGTAGTAATGGATGTAATGCTTGCAGGCATGGATGGTCGCGAGATATGTAAAAGCATCAAAACAAGGGAGTTTACGCACTTATTGCCTGTTATACTGATGTCGGGTACCCATAACCTGTCAGGCCTGAGCGGTATGGAAGGAGCCCCTGATGATTTTGTAGCGAAGCCATTTGATATAAACAATCTGCTAAATAAAATACAATATCAATTAACACCTCAATAA
- a CDS encoding glutathione-dependent formaldehyde dehydrogenase: protein MLAMNYRGPFRIRADRDKPVPQIEHPYDAIVRVTRSLICGSDLHLYHGMVPDTRVGMTFGHEFTGVVEEVGSGVQKLKVGDRVLVPFNIACGTCPFCKQELYGNCHEANPEATAVGGFFGYAHIAGGYDGGQAEYVRVPFADVSPTVIPEGMDIEDAVLLTDVVPTGYQAAEMGGIRKGDTVVVFGAGPVGIMAARCAWLFGAGRVIVIDHLDYRLEFVKNYAYCEAYNFKYMDDPVLFIKKQTDWFGADVCIDAVGCDASGSAMQTITGKKLLLQAGAATALHWAVNSVKKGGIVSVIGVYGPPFNMVPMGSIMNKGITLRTNQASVKRLLPKLIDHVMAGRLNPKGIITHRLPLEEISDAYHIFSAKRDNCIKPLLIPPRAAMA from the coding sequence ATGTTAGCAATGAATTATCGAGGCCCTTTTCGTATAAGGGCCGACCGGGATAAGCCTGTCCCACAAATTGAACATCCTTATGATGCCATTGTGCGTGTCACGCGTTCGTTGATCTGCGGATCGGACCTGCACCTCTATCATGGCATGGTGCCGGATACCCGGGTGGGCATGACCTTTGGCCATGAATTTACCGGCGTAGTAGAAGAAGTTGGTTCGGGTGTGCAAAAGCTTAAGGTTGGGGACCGCGTACTGGTCCCGTTCAACATCGCTTGCGGCACTTGCCCGTTCTGCAAGCAGGAATTGTATGGCAACTGCCATGAGGCCAATCCGGAAGCAACAGCTGTGGGGGGCTTTTTTGGTTATGCGCATATTGCGGGCGGTTACGATGGAGGCCAGGCCGAGTATGTTCGGGTACCGTTTGCGGATGTAAGCCCAACGGTTATCCCCGAGGGAATGGACATCGAAGATGCCGTTTTACTAACAGACGTTGTGCCAACGGGCTACCAGGCCGCCGAAATGGGCGGTATTCGGAAAGGTGATACCGTTGTGGTCTTTGGTGCCGGGCCTGTGGGTATTATGGCAGCAAGGTGTGCCTGGCTGTTTGGGGCCGGGCGGGTTATTGTAATAGACCATCTGGATTACCGGCTGGAGTTTGTTAAAAACTACGCTTACTGCGAAGCTTACAATTTCAAGTACATGGACGACCCTGTCTTGTTCATAAAAAAACAAACAGATTGGTTCGGAGCCGATGTCTGTATTGATGCGGTGGGTTGTGATGCGTCAGGCAGTGCCATGCAAACTATTACAGGAAAAAAACTGCTGTTACAGGCAGGCGCGGCCACCGCATTGCACTGGGCGGTAAATTCTGTAAAAAAAGGCGGTATAGTTTCGGTCATAGGTGTTTATGGCCCACCGTTTAATATGGTACCTATGGGTAGTATCATGAACAAGGGGATCACCCTGCGGACAAACCAGGCGTCGGTGAAAAGGTTACTGCCAAAGCTGATCGACCATGTGATGGCCGGGCGCTTAAATCCTAAAGGCATCATTACGCACCGCTTGCCGCTGGAGGAAATATCTGATGCCTACCATATTTTCTCTGCCAAGAGAGATAACTGTATCAAACCACTTTTAATTCCACCAAGAGCCGCAATGGCCTAA